The following are encoded together in the Mesoterricola sediminis genome:
- a CDS encoding polysaccharide biosynthesis/export family protein, whose amino-acid sequence MRSTVSLLILASVATLSGQDLAEALKAANQTRTQDRTSAEPQPLALSRASLLDQAKGSAGQDPAKGSAYEDQERFQAEIAAARAKEKAPKRFAEDLFTARQSASTWTEGGISDDYVLGAGDQVQLSAFGSATFELPLTVDGRGQLVVPKVGSVKVGGLSLSRARAAVQSKVAQQFSRTSVDLSVTKLREIRIAVLGEVYRPGTYLVPSLSSLVNVLGLAGGPTAAGSFREIRVMRGGAIVHKLDLYPLRAEGLGNVNFALQSGDTVFVPLAFNQVTLEGAFTRVVAATGDLRPVDAASRKAKEEKDLKERIALEEARLKSVPALNANAAAARAKALVPTIGADGTLETPVQGTEAAPLDPDALEANIKKLKERLKELQTPIRGDQRLEIPADKANEPTERDREFDGFPGWLIHWKTMGAAPRLQFEMLPGETAADALRYAGGLALEASQSSLTLRRLTPGGVIDSVQVPVDGAAGTPLRRGDILSAFATQGHLDRTVSVNGWIRVPGLFSRAEGLRVGDLLKRENQILPDTYLARGEIIRFAPDQTTSYLAFDVAKALAGDPGHNVPLQDRDRVELYRTVDMRLARTVEIIGPVARPGTYAFHEGMRASDLLFQAGIPQREANRFVAELAHTRDGIPSEVRKLDLSKLLSDEGSSPIRLEDEAVNPLIKPWDQLSIYGKPDYRAHRTVTLIGQVNRPGIYTLDKDRVGIREIIARAGGLTPEAMPKATIFLRPLRTPNPNEFKAEDVQNGDTKAPNLNGINSVLERLSETKRHPNSGALLRPPLLHGLGTSTLDRLVVNIPAIMSGDPALDVDLQDGDKLIIPKTSDSAYIIGETASPFMSYHVKEGMKVKEVVIMAGGFTRNADKSNLRLLKADGRILDSSVMGQPVEPGDAILVPQRIQRDMTWVETVNALTPLALLLNAIKVR is encoded by the coding sequence ATGCGCAGCACGGTTTCCTTATTGATCCTCGCGTCGGTCGCGACCCTGTCCGGACAGGACCTCGCCGAGGCCCTCAAGGCGGCGAACCAGACCCGGACCCAGGACCGGACCAGCGCCGAGCCCCAGCCCCTGGCCCTGTCCCGGGCCTCCCTCCTGGACCAGGCCAAGGGCTCCGCCGGCCAGGATCCCGCCAAGGGCTCCGCCTACGAGGACCAGGAGCGGTTCCAGGCCGAGATCGCCGCCGCCCGCGCCAAGGAGAAGGCCCCCAAGCGCTTCGCCGAGGATCTGTTCACCGCACGCCAGAGCGCCTCCACCTGGACCGAGGGCGGCATCTCCGACGACTACGTGCTGGGCGCCGGGGACCAGGTCCAGCTCAGCGCCTTCGGGAGCGCCACCTTCGAGCTGCCCCTAACCGTGGACGGGCGCGGCCAGCTCGTCGTCCCCAAGGTGGGCTCCGTCAAGGTCGGCGGCCTCAGCCTCTCCCGGGCCCGGGCCGCGGTCCAGTCCAAGGTGGCCCAGCAGTTCAGCCGCACCTCCGTCGATCTCTCCGTGACCAAGCTCCGGGAGATCCGGATCGCGGTGCTGGGGGAGGTCTACCGGCCCGGCACCTACCTCGTCCCGAGCCTCAGCAGCCTCGTCAATGTGCTCGGCCTCGCCGGGGGACCCACCGCCGCCGGCTCCTTCCGGGAGATCCGGGTGATGCGGGGCGGCGCCATCGTGCACAAGCTCGACCTCTACCCCCTCCGCGCCGAGGGCCTCGGCAACGTGAACTTCGCCCTCCAGAGCGGCGACACCGTCTTCGTGCCCCTCGCCTTCAACCAGGTCACCCTGGAGGGCGCCTTCACCCGGGTCGTCGCCGCCACCGGCGATTTGCGCCCGGTGGACGCCGCCAGCCGCAAGGCCAAGGAGGAAAAGGACCTCAAGGAACGCATCGCCCTGGAGGAGGCCCGCCTCAAGAGCGTGCCCGCCCTGAACGCCAACGCCGCCGCCGCCCGGGCCAAGGCCCTCGTCCCCACCATCGGCGCCGACGGCACCCTCGAGACGCCCGTCCAGGGCACCGAGGCCGCCCCCCTCGATCCGGATGCCCTCGAGGCCAACATCAAGAAGCTGAAAGAGCGCCTCAAGGAACTCCAGACCCCCATCCGGGGGGACCAGCGGCTGGAAATCCCCGCCGACAAGGCCAACGAACCCACGGAACGGGACCGGGAATTCGACGGCTTCCCAGGCTGGCTCATCCACTGGAAGACCATGGGCGCCGCCCCCCGCCTGCAGTTCGAGATGCTGCCGGGCGAAACCGCGGCCGACGCCCTCCGGTACGCCGGCGGCCTGGCCCTCGAGGCCTCCCAGAGCTCCCTCACCCTCCGCCGTCTGACGCCCGGCGGGGTCATCGACTCCGTCCAGGTCCCCGTGGACGGGGCGGCGGGCACCCCCCTCCGGCGCGGCGACATCCTTTCCGCCTTCGCCACCCAGGGCCACCTGGACCGGACCGTGTCCGTCAACGGCTGGATCCGGGTGCCGGGGCTCTTCTCCCGCGCCGAGGGCCTCCGCGTGGGCGACCTCCTCAAGCGCGAGAACCAGATCCTGCCCGACACCTACCTGGCCCGGGGCGAGATCATCCGCTTCGCCCCCGACCAGACCACCAGCTACCTGGCCTTCGACGTGGCCAAGGCCCTCGCCGGGGACCCCGGGCACAACGTGCCCCTCCAGGACCGGGACCGGGTGGAGCTGTACCGCACGGTGGACATGCGCCTGGCCCGCACCGTCGAGATCATCGGCCCCGTCGCGCGGCCCGGCACCTACGCCTTCCACGAAGGCATGCGGGCCTCGGACCTGCTCTTCCAGGCCGGCATCCCCCAGCGCGAGGCCAACCGGTTCGTGGCGGAGCTGGCCCACACCCGCGACGGCATCCCCAGCGAGGTCCGGAAGCTGGATCTGTCCAAGCTCCTCTCCGACGAGGGCTCCAGCCCGATCCGCCTCGAGGACGAGGCCGTCAACCCCCTCATCAAGCCCTGGGACCAGCTCTCCATCTACGGAAAACCCGACTACCGGGCCCACCGCACCGTCACCCTCATCGGCCAGGTCAACCGCCCCGGCATCTACACCCTGGACAAGGACCGGGTCGGCATCCGGGAGATCATCGCCCGGGCCGGGGGCCTCACCCCCGAGGCCATGCCCAAGGCCACCATCTTCCTCCGCCCCCTGCGCACCCCGAACCCCAATGAATTCAAGGCCGAGGACGTCCAGAATGGCGACACCAAGGCCCCCAACCTCAACGGCATCAATAGCGTTCTGGAGCGCCTCAGCGAGACCAAGCGCCACCCCAACTCCGGGGCCCTCCTGCGGCCACCCCTCCTCCACGGCCTGGGCACCAGCACCCTGGACCGGCTCGTCGTCAATATCCCCGCCATCATGAGCGGCGACCCTGCCCTGGACGTGGACCTGCAGGACGGCGACAAGCTGATCATTCCCAAGACCTCGGACAGCGCCTACATCATCGGCGAAACCGCCAGCCCCTTCATGTCCTACCACGTGAAGGAAGGCATGAAGGTGAAGGAGGTGGTGATCATGGCCGGCGGCTTCACCCGGAATGCCGACAAGAGCAACCTGCGGCTGCTCAAAGCGGACGGCCGGATCCTGGACAGCAGCGTCATGGGCCAGCCGGTGGAGCCCGGCGACGCCATCCTCGTCCCGCAGCGCATCCAGCGCGACATGACCTGGGTGGAAACGGTCAATGCCCTCACGCCGCTCGCGCTGCTCCTCAACGCGATCAAGGTCAGGTAA
- a CDS encoding capsule assembly Wzi family protein — protein MKAWILAAALPLLPLTAQAPEGWNRREALPAAQGSWWGGGLWAGNGQGPPATLPDSLGLGNSLVGSGVSLEGGFGKGAWDVAGTGLAYRDPDGGARFTLYRGHAWRRSPGGWLAGLEMEPLVWGYGLRGGYLLGESARPFPRARVESPLAPLSIRGVNLGTWGFQAFLGRLENGRVLSTSMQDPERRRKAIAETGDPQAPWISGFRVEARFGPAVEFYMNYLNLFAGTRKGVGMTDGYGLGDYATAVFGLKDTLAESDMDFSNPGQAGTGGAYRNKARSASEADLGIRMRVTSLERLLRAGDVRFYLSRGTKAVTWNWGTFLHRPLYWLGKDVSRDLRNLGQGRVNLFWTETQRKSVPNLAVPNDTLGLTVRWERVRAGLEYQDTSNSAPQQYHRTFASATYLTGFYYQGDPLGESLGGETRCTTLRVEGDLAPTLAATAWVLAGDRPFWDDPALWQAANPGRTPSKDRFQALATSLTWRAPRDLTLNLGASWARHGAAEFVAGRTRNGFRWFAELAWRSPGARRR, from the coding sequence ATGAAAGCCTGGATCCTCGCCGCCGCGCTGCCCTTGCTGCCCCTGACGGCCCAGGCCCCGGAAGGCTGGAACCGGCGCGAGGCCCTGCCCGCGGCCCAGGGCTCCTGGTGGGGCGGCGGGCTCTGGGCGGGCAACGGGCAGGGCCCCCCGGCCACCCTTCCGGACAGCCTCGGCCTGGGCAACAGCCTCGTGGGCTCGGGCGTCAGCCTGGAAGGCGGCTTCGGCAAGGGCGCCTGGGACGTGGCCGGAACGGGCCTCGCCTACCGCGACCCCGACGGCGGGGCCCGCTTCACCCTCTACCGGGGTCACGCGTGGCGCCGGAGCCCCGGCGGATGGCTCGCGGGTCTCGAGATGGAACCCCTGGTCTGGGGCTACGGCCTCCGGGGCGGGTACCTCCTGGGCGAGTCGGCCAGGCCCTTCCCGCGCGCCCGCGTGGAATCCCCCCTGGCCCCCCTCTCCATCCGGGGCGTCAACCTGGGCACCTGGGGCTTCCAGGCCTTCCTGGGCCGGCTCGAGAACGGGCGCGTCCTCAGCACCTCCATGCAGGATCCCGAGCGCCGGCGCAAGGCCATCGCGGAGACCGGGGACCCCCAGGCGCCCTGGATCTCGGGCTTCCGGGTCGAGGCCCGGTTCGGCCCCGCCGTCGAGTTCTACATGAACTACCTCAACCTCTTCGCGGGCACCCGCAAGGGCGTGGGCATGACGGACGGCTACGGCCTGGGGGACTACGCCACCGCCGTCTTCGGCCTCAAGGACACCCTGGCCGAATCGGACATGGACTTCTCCAATCCAGGCCAGGCGGGAACCGGGGGCGCCTACCGGAACAAGGCCCGCAGCGCCTCCGAGGCGGACCTGGGAATCCGGATGCGGGTCACCTCCCTGGAGCGCCTCCTGCGGGCCGGGGACGTGCGCTTCTACCTGAGCCGGGGCACCAAGGCGGTGACCTGGAACTGGGGCACCTTCCTGCACCGGCCCCTCTACTGGCTCGGGAAGGACGTGTCCCGGGACCTGCGGAACCTCGGCCAGGGGCGCGTCAACCTCTTCTGGACCGAGACCCAGCGCAAGTCGGTGCCCAACCTCGCCGTGCCCAACGACACCCTCGGACTGACCGTGCGGTGGGAGCGGGTCCGCGCGGGCCTGGAATACCAGGACACGAGCAACTCCGCCCCCCAGCAGTACCACCGCACCTTCGCCTCCGCCACCTACCTCACGGGGTTCTACTACCAGGGCGATCCTCTGGGGGAGTCCCTGGGCGGCGAGACCCGCTGCACCACCCTCCGGGTGGAGGGCGACCTGGCTCCGACGCTGGCCGCCACGGCCTGGGTGTTGGCGGGGGATCGGCCCTTCTGGGACGACCCCGCCCTCTGGCAGGCGGCGAACCCCGGGCGCACCCCTTCCAAGGACCGGTTCCAGGCCCTGGCCACCTCCCTGACCTGGCGGGCGCCCCGGGACCTGACCCTCAACCTGGGCGCCTCCTGGGCCCGGCACGGCGCGGCGGAATTCGTGGCCGGCCGGACCCGGAACGGATTCCGCTGGTTCGCCGAGCTGGCCTGGCGTTCGCCGGGGGCCCGGCGGCGTTGA
- a CDS encoding PfkB family carbohydrate kinase: MSLLVVGSVAFDDLETPSGRRDHILGGSASHFSLSASRFNPVQVVAVVGEDFGPEEFGVFAGRPIDLSGIRKMPGLSFHWKGQYGDDLNEAKTLETHLNVFAGFKPDLPPTFREAPYLFLGNIDPVLQLDVVRQMKTRPRWTALDTMNFWIDGARPALMEVLKEIDILLVNEAEARSLTGERNLVKAYERIRTFGPRILVVKRGEYGMLLFTPEGAFPAPAFPLADVQDPTGAGDTFAGGFLGYLAQAGTLDLPVLKRAALAGTVMASFAVQAFGTERLQSLQDADYQARVDAFTRMISLA; this comes from the coding sequence ATGAGCCTTCTTGTCGTAGGGAGCGTCGCCTTCGACGACCTCGAAACCCCGTCCGGCCGCCGGGACCACATCCTGGGCGGCTCCGCGAGCCACTTCTCCCTGAGCGCGAGCCGCTTCAATCCCGTGCAGGTGGTGGCCGTGGTGGGCGAGGACTTCGGCCCCGAGGAGTTCGGCGTCTTCGCCGGGCGCCCCATCGATCTCTCCGGAATCCGCAAGATGCCCGGCCTGAGCTTCCACTGGAAGGGCCAGTACGGCGACGACCTGAACGAGGCGAAGACGCTGGAGACCCACCTGAACGTGTTCGCCGGGTTCAAGCCGGACCTGCCGCCCACCTTCCGGGAGGCCCCCTACCTCTTCCTCGGCAACATCGACCCCGTCCTCCAGCTGGACGTGGTGCGGCAGATGAAGACCCGGCCCCGCTGGACCGCCCTCGACACCATGAACTTCTGGATCGACGGTGCCCGCCCGGCCCTGATGGAGGTCCTCAAGGAGATCGACATCCTCCTGGTGAACGAGGCCGAGGCCCGGTCCCTCACCGGCGAACGGAACCTCGTCAAGGCCTATGAGCGCATCCGCACCTTCGGTCCCCGCATCCTCGTCGTCAAGCGCGGCGAGTACGGCATGCTGCTCTTCACCCCGGAGGGCGCCTTCCCCGCCCCGGCCTTCCCCCTCGCCGACGTCCAGGATCCCACCGGGGCCGGCGACACCTTCGCGGGCGGCTTCCTGGGCTACCTCGCCCAGGCCGGCACCCTGGATCTTCCGGTCCTGAAGCGCGCCGCCCTGGCCGGGACGGTCATGGCCAGCTTCGCCGTCCAGGCCTTCGGCACCGAGCGCCTCCAGTCCCTCCAGGACGCCGACTACCAGGCCCGCGTCGACGCCTTCACCCGGATGATCTCCCTGGCCTGA
- a CDS encoding SPFH domain-containing protein — protein sequence MGLTDWGKAQFIEIIEWLDDSNDVLAWRFPVRNQEIKNNAQLVVRESQEATFVSEGQFADTFAPGTHTLSTRNLPILADLKGWKYGFESPFKSEVYFTNTRLYNDLGWGTSNPIMMRDADFGVLRIRAFGIYSIRVKDSKRFLKELVGTNGLYTKDDITEQLRKSLVSRFTDALGEAKIPALDLAARYDELSDLLRQKMDPEFQTMGLECSKLFIENISLPEEVEAMMDKRASVGMMAPVMGAYTQMQVADSIPLAAQNPGGIAGLGMGVGMGVGMGNMMGQQMGGAMGQMAQAPYPAGQAAPAAPAPAKSLKEELTELKDLFDSQLITQAEFDKQRAVILSRHGMA from the coding sequence ATGGGTCTGACGGACTGGGGCAAAGCCCAATTCATCGAGATCATCGAATGGCTGGACGATTCCAACGACGTCCTGGCCTGGCGGTTCCCTGTCCGGAACCAGGAGATCAAGAACAACGCGCAGCTGGTCGTCAGGGAGAGCCAGGAGGCCACCTTCGTCTCCGAGGGCCAGTTCGCCGACACCTTCGCGCCGGGCACCCACACCCTGTCCACCCGCAACCTCCCCATCCTCGCCGACCTGAAGGGGTGGAAGTACGGTTTCGAGAGCCCCTTCAAGTCCGAGGTCTACTTCACCAACACCCGGCTCTACAACGACCTGGGCTGGGGCACCTCCAACCCGATCATGATGCGGGACGCCGACTTCGGCGTCCTCCGGATCCGGGCGTTCGGCATCTACTCCATCCGGGTCAAGGATTCCAAGCGCTTCCTCAAGGAGCTCGTGGGGACCAACGGCCTCTACACCAAGGACGACATCACCGAGCAGCTCCGCAAGAGCCTCGTCAGCCGCTTCACCGACGCCCTGGGCGAGGCGAAGATCCCGGCCCTCGACCTCGCGGCCCGGTATGACGAGCTCTCCGACCTGCTCCGGCAGAAGATGGATCCCGAGTTCCAGACCATGGGCCTGGAGTGCTCGAAGCTCTTCATCGAGAACATCAGCCTCCCCGAGGAGGTCGAGGCCATGATGGACAAGCGCGCCTCCGTGGGGATGATGGCCCCCGTGATGGGCGCCTACACCCAGATGCAGGTCGCGGATTCCATCCCCCTGGCGGCCCAGAACCCCGGCGGGATCGCCGGCCTGGGCATGGGCGTCGGCATGGGCGTGGGCATGGGGAACATGATGGGCCAGCAGATGGGAGGCGCCATGGGCCAGATGGCCCAGGCCCCCTACCCCGCGGGGCAGGCCGCCCCGGCGGCCCCGGCGCCGGCCAAATCCCTGAAGGAGGAGCTCACCGAGCTCAAGGACCTCTTCGACAGCCAGCTCATCACCCAGGCGGAATTCGACAAGCAGCGCGCCGTCATCCTGTCCCGGCACGGCATGGCCTGA
- a CDS encoding PepSY domain-containing protein, with product MIRPALLLALAASLGAAVPTRARPVRTASEARAIAEKETGGIAVSARRVPLNGATCGWQVDLEVPGEDRGWRCIVDADTRSVHTRTRIPPPGSTKKRKQS from the coding sequence GTGATCCGCCCTGCCCTCCTCCTGGCCCTGGCCGCGTCCCTCGGGGCAGCGGTCCCGACCCGGGCGCGCCCGGTCCGGACCGCCTCCGAGGCCCGCGCCATCGCCGAGAAGGAGACCGGCGGAATCGCCGTCTCCGCGCGGCGGGTACCCCTGAACGGCGCCACCTGCGGATGGCAGGTGGACCTGGAGGTCCCGGGCGAGGACCGGGGCTGGCGGTGCATCGTCGACGCGGACACCCGGTCCGTGCACACCCGGACCCGGATTCCACCGCCCGGCTCAACCAAAAAGCGCAAACAGTCGTAA
- a CDS encoding formyltransferase family protein, protein MPTAIVCAFSPVGHEALAGLLEAGFDIKALYTYPQHPGEAWFTPPADLAASRGIPVRMEPDFNADSVYEAIRREAPDFIFSFYFREMIRQRVLDLPRLGAYNLHGSLLPAYRGRAPINWVLVKGEPETGITLHAMTAKPDDGDIIGQARLPIAWDETALSLTLRSAKAARALVRELAPALAAGTAPRTSQKALGPSTYFGGRKPEDGRLDFGAGLAETFNLVRAVADPWPNAFIETSAGRLQVAWALPSAEACPAGHFRSTGEGVLLGFRDGALRLHALRRNGERSERPTDHAAWLASLGVPEAP, encoded by the coding sequence ATGCCGACTGCCATCGTATGCGCTTTCTCTCCCGTCGGCCACGAGGCCCTGGCGGGACTCCTCGAGGCGGGCTTCGACATCAAGGCCCTCTACACCTACCCCCAGCACCCCGGCGAGGCCTGGTTCACGCCCCCCGCCGACCTCGCGGCCTCCCGGGGCATCCCGGTCAGGATGGAGCCCGACTTCAACGCCGACAGCGTGTACGAGGCCATCCGGCGCGAGGCCCCCGACTTCATCTTCAGCTTCTACTTCCGGGAGATGATCCGGCAGCGGGTCCTCGACCTCCCCCGCCTGGGGGCCTACAACCTCCACGGCTCCCTCCTCCCCGCCTACCGGGGACGGGCCCCCATCAACTGGGTCCTCGTGAAGGGCGAGCCCGAGACCGGCATCACCCTCCACGCCATGACGGCCAAACCCGACGACGGGGACATCATCGGCCAGGCCCGCCTCCCCATCGCCTGGGACGAGACGGCCCTCAGCCTGACGCTTCGTTCGGCGAAGGCCGCCCGGGCCCTCGTCCGCGAACTCGCTCCGGCCCTCGCGGCCGGGACGGCGCCCCGCACCTCCCAGAAGGCCCTGGGCCCCTCCACCTACTTCGGCGGACGGAAGCCGGAGGACGGACGCCTGGATTTCGGGGCCGGCCTCGCCGAGACCTTCAACCTCGTCCGGGCCGTGGCCGACCCCTGGCCCAACGCCTTCATCGAGACCTCCGCGGGCCGGCTCCAGGTCGCCTGGGCCCTGCCGTCGGCCGAGGCCTGCCCCGCGGGGCATTTCAGGTCGACCGGGGAGGGCGTCCTCCTGGGCTTCCGGGACGGGGCCCTCCGGCTCCACGCCCTCCGCCGGAACGGGGAGCGCAGCGAAAGGCCCACGGACCACGCCGCGTGGCTGGCGTCCCTCGGCGTGCCCGAAGCCCCGTGA
- a CDS encoding tetratricopeptide repeat protein gives MRLTWLMPLAIAAALPAGAQVAPAAGQALPVPALGGAAPGLPEQLAPPQEADPFYLPPAAREFVYRATAPQPSVHTKLQSLLRAIFRPRNDGGMGLVYDNGRTRTVAEVWAEGKANCLSLTAFFVMACRSIGIHEEYAEAVNTNHWRKVGSLIQFERHVVALTSMAPMADLIADFVPDLRKRVGAYVVTILPEPRFRALFFSNRAVEALTEGNLFDAKTKASQSLQADPGSSVGWNILGVVQVQMGDLEAAEASYRKAMALDPRDGAPLGNLEVLMRNQGRLEEAGAFRERAESVRRKDPYYHAYLAEEALGAGDLAEAATRIRGALKILPRDPDFLLLSARIKLAEGDLEGAMKGIEEARKFADPMERARYDSKLEAIQGMKEGKPTP, from the coding sequence ATGAGACTGACCTGGCTGATGCCCTTGGCGATCGCCGCGGCCCTCCCCGCCGGGGCGCAGGTCGCTCCCGCGGCCGGACAGGCGCTCCCGGTCCCGGCCCTCGGCGGCGCCGCCCCGGGCCTGCCCGAGCAGCTCGCGCCTCCCCAGGAGGCGGATCCCTTCTACCTGCCGCCGGCCGCCCGGGAGTTCGTGTACCGGGCCACCGCGCCCCAGCCCAGCGTCCACACCAAGCTCCAGAGCCTCCTGAGGGCCATCTTCCGGCCCCGGAACGACGGGGGGATGGGCCTCGTCTACGACAACGGCCGGACCCGGACGGTGGCGGAGGTCTGGGCCGAGGGCAAGGCCAACTGCCTGTCCCTGACCGCGTTCTTCGTGATGGCCTGCCGCTCCATCGGGATCCACGAGGAGTACGCCGAGGCCGTGAACACGAACCACTGGCGGAAGGTCGGGAGCCTGATCCAGTTCGAGCGCCACGTCGTCGCCCTGACCTCCATGGCCCCCATGGCCGACCTCATCGCCGACTTCGTGCCCGACCTGAGGAAACGGGTGGGGGCCTACGTGGTGACGATCCTTCCCGAGCCCCGGTTCCGGGCGCTGTTCTTCAGCAACCGCGCCGTGGAGGCCCTCACCGAAGGCAACCTGTTCGACGCCAAGACGAAGGCCTCGCAATCCCTGCAGGCCGACCCCGGCTCCAGCGTGGGCTGGAACATCCTCGGGGTGGTGCAGGTGCAGATGGGGGACCTGGAGGCCGCGGAGGCCTCCTACCGCAAGGCCATGGCCCTGGACCCGCGCGACGGCGCGCCCCTGGGCAACCTGGAGGTCCTCATGCGGAACCAGGGGCGCCTCGAGGAGGCCGGCGCGTTCCGGGAGCGGGCGGAGTCGGTGCGGCGGAAGGATCCCTACTACCACGCCTACCTGGCCGAGGAGGCCCTGGGGGCCGGGGATCTCGCCGAGGCCGCCACCCGGATCCGCGGCGCCCTGAAGATCCTGCCGCGGGACCCGGACTTCCTGCTCCTGTCGGCGAGGATCAAGCTGGCCGAGGGGGACCTGGAGGGGGCCATGAAGGGCATCGAGGAGGCGCGGAAATTCGCGGATCCCATGGAGCGGGCGCGCTACGACTCCAAGCTCGAGGCGATCCAGGGGATGAAGGAGGGGAAGCCCACGCCCTGA
- a CDS encoding glycosyltransferase — MLTGRSWRPPEPEPAEAARRLAWAEGALAGKGPGDGLRFALVGPLPPAATGIAHFGATYFQAPGWAPDVYAPGSLDSLAAQAERWPSARVLPLEALGAPGTLDADVACVLQMGNSAHHVETLAAFTRVRGAGGRRIVYLHDAQLVRLWTARFGSDPFRIRRFYREHYPDRTFGLMDLYMPQDAESATPRGIRPLVALTAPDLLVVNNAFCADLVRRDLDGWGGAPPIRQLFHPIPARPNGVQQPPRRRRVGHFGAIGNGKRIEVLLEAMGQVTAQEPATLVLAGYEVGRFAHRHGLDRLPWIEIHDSPPDDRLTALMESVDVGVQMRSQTQGESSGVVAQLLSLGRPVIVSRTGGFAELGDAVTMVDPEAGPREVAEALEAALRDPHDAKAGDVLRSHGLEAFHRAFEALLDAPGSGR, encoded by the coding sequence TTGCTGACCGGACGGTCCTGGCGTCCGCCGGAGCCCGAGCCGGCTGAGGCCGCCCGAAGGCTTGCCTGGGCGGAGGGCGCCCTGGCCGGGAAGGGCCCGGGCGACGGGCTCCGGTTCGCCCTGGTGGGGCCCCTTCCGCCCGCCGCCACGGGCATCGCCCACTTCGGCGCCACCTATTTCCAGGCCCCGGGCTGGGCCCCGGACGTCTACGCGCCGGGGAGCCTGGACAGCTTGGCCGCCCAGGCGGAAAGGTGGCCCTCCGCCCGGGTGCTCCCCCTGGAAGCCCTGGGCGCCCCCGGAACCCTGGACGCCGATGTCGCCTGCGTGCTCCAGATGGGCAACTCCGCCCACCACGTGGAGACCCTGGCCGCCTTCACCCGGGTCCGGGGGGCGGGGGGGCGCCGCATCGTCTACCTCCACGACGCGCAGCTCGTGCGCCTGTGGACGGCCCGGTTCGGTTCGGACCCCTTCCGCATCCGCCGGTTCTACCGCGAGCACTACCCCGACCGGACCTTCGGGCTCATGGACCTCTACATGCCCCAGGACGCGGAATCGGCCACCCCCCGGGGCATCCGGCCCCTGGTGGCCCTGACCGCCCCGGACCTCCTGGTGGTCAACAACGCCTTCTGCGCGGACCTGGTGCGCCGGGACCTGGACGGGTGGGGGGGCGCGCCCCCGATCCGCCAGCTCTTCCACCCGATCCCCGCCCGCCCCAACGGGGTCCAGCAGCCGCCGCGCCGGCGCCGGGTGGGCCACTTCGGCGCCATCGGGAACGGCAAGCGCATCGAGGTGCTCCTCGAGGCCATGGGGCAGGTCACCGCCCAGGAGCCGGCCACCCTGGTGCTGGCGGGCTATGAGGTGGGCCGGTTCGCCCACCGCCACGGCCTGGACCGCCTGCCCTGGATCGAGATCCACGATTCCCCGCCGGATGACCGGCTCACGGCCCTCATGGAATCGGTGGACGTGGGCGTGCAGATGCGGAGCCAGACCCAGGGCGAGTCCTCGGGGGTGGTCGCGCAGCTCCTCTCCCTGGGCCGGCCCGTGATCGTGAGCCGGACCGGGGGCTTCGCCGAGCTGGGCGACGCCGTGACCATGGTGGATCCGGAGGCCGGGCCCCGGGAGGTGGCGGAGGCCCTCGAGGCCGCCCTGCGGGACCCCCACGACGCGAAGGCGGGCGACGTCCTCCGGAGCCACGGCCTGGAGGCCTTCCACCGGGCCTTCGAGGCCCTCCTCGACGCGCCCGGGAGCGGCCGGTGA